Proteins from a genomic interval of Marispirochaeta aestuarii:
- a CDS encoding 1-phosphofructokinase family hexose kinase yields the protein MPHKRFLAVSLNPVMQRTLLFESWKENRVNRTHTHFLHASGKGVNVARVLTQLEDEVVHLTHAGGEDRERFLAMCREDGLILAAVESASQIRTCVTLLSREKGSTTELIADAGPVGPDTDSMVREEFAKRIMDCDFLIISGTKAPGYSGDLYPWMVKKASALGVYSVLDIKGADLRACLPFGPGLIKPNLSEFCATFLPELAVEEHEEDDKVLEYAVEEMKRIHREYGSLTVLTLGARGALGWDGKELIRQPARQITPVNTIGCGDAFTAGLSHSLAKDEGFARALETARDCAAANAGFIKPGVIA from the coding sequence ATGCCGCATAAACGCTTTCTTGCGGTAAGTCTGAATCCTGTAATGCAGCGGACCCTGCTCTTCGAGTCCTGGAAGGAAAACCGGGTCAACCGGACGCATACTCATTTTCTTCATGCCTCCGGAAAAGGCGTCAATGTCGCCCGGGTCCTGACCCAGCTGGAGGACGAGGTTGTCCATCTTACCCACGCCGGAGGAGAGGACCGGGAGAGGTTCCTGGCCATGTGCCGTGAGGACGGTCTTATTCTGGCGGCCGTGGAATCCGCTTCCCAGATTCGCACCTGCGTAACCCTTTTAAGCAGGGAAAAGGGCAGTACCACCGAGCTTATAGCAGATGCAGGGCCCGTGGGCCCGGATACGGACAGTATGGTGCGGGAGGAGTTTGCGAAGCGTATTATGGACTGCGATTTCCTGATTATCTCGGGAACCAAAGCACCCGGCTACAGCGGTGATCTCTATCCCTGGATGGTGAAAAAGGCTTCCGCCCTCGGAGTGTACAGTGTGCTGGATATAAAAGGCGCCGACCTTCGTGCCTGTCTGCCCTTCGGTCCTGGCCTGATAAAGCCGAACCTCAGCGAGTTCTGTGCGACCTTCCTCCCGGAGCTCGCGGTGGAGGAGCACGAAGAGGATGACAAGGTCCTTGAGTATGCCGTAGAAGAGATGAAACGGATCCACCGCGAATACGGATCCCTCACGGTGCTGACCCTTGGTGCCCGCGGAGCCCTGGGCTGGGACGGAAAGGAACTGATCCGACAGCCGGCCCGTCAGATTACGCCGGTGAACACCATAGGCTGCGGCGACGCTTTTACCGCCGGATTGTCCCACAGCCTGGCGAAGGATGAGGGCTTTGCCCGGGCCCTGGAGACGGCAAGGGACTGTGCAGCCGCCAACGCCGGATTCATAAAGCCAGGGGTAATTGCTTAA
- a CDS encoding iron-containing alcohol dehydrogenase, protein MKTLKVAALPRLLIEEGAFEKLPDLVAESSVRRIGIVHGRAVWSRWGDRLCRELSSRDIEFVEVPVSGEPSPRIVDDIVNTWSENKPGLIIALGGGSVIDAAKAVAAMLAEPGAAGKRSVKDFLEGVGSTVPSGASLPVYAVPTTAGTGSEATKNAVLSEIGGFKKSLRHDNFVPKLALIDPLLAVDAPLGVSAAAGLDAITQLMEALMSTGSSSFTDALAVSGLVAAGRAFPALLQNPGNVSARGKMGYAAYLSGVVLANAGLGMIHGAASPIGAAREIPHGLVCGLLLPGTVRRILMRARAQEQRLLIRKLEKAAEALNSEVDDLAELLDGWLEDSGLPGFGEYGFTADELVELAGATGMKESPVLFSEKEVAEIFLERL, encoded by the coding sequence ATGAAAACGCTAAAAGTTGCGGCCCTGCCCCGGCTGCTGATAGAAGAGGGGGCTTTTGAAAAACTTCCCGATCTGGTAGCCGAATCATCCGTCAGACGGATCGGAATTGTGCATGGCCGGGCGGTCTGGTCCCGTTGGGGCGACAGGCTGTGCCGCGAGCTGAGTTCCCGGGACATCGAGTTCGTTGAAGTGCCTGTCTCCGGAGAGCCTTCTCCGCGTATTGTTGATGATATAGTCAACACCTGGTCTGAAAACAAACCCGGCCTGATTATCGCACTGGGAGGCGGCAGTGTTATCGATGCCGCAAAGGCTGTGGCCGCAATGCTGGCGGAACCCGGTGCCGCCGGAAAGCGGAGCGTCAAGGATTTTCTGGAAGGCGTAGGCAGTACGGTCCCCTCCGGAGCCAGTCTCCCTGTATATGCTGTCCCGACAACCGCCGGAACCGGCTCGGAAGCCACAAAGAACGCCGTCCTGAGCGAAATCGGCGGTTTCAAAAAGTCCCTGCGGCACGACAACTTTGTACCGAAGCTGGCGCTTATAGATCCTCTTCTGGCAGTCGATGCTCCCCTGGGAGTCAGCGCCGCGGCAGGACTGGATGCGATTACCCAGCTCATGGAAGCCCTTATGTCCACCGGGTCAAGCTCTTTTACCGATGCCCTGGCGGTCTCGGGGCTGGTGGCTGCCGGGCGGGCGTTTCCTGCCCTGCTGCAGAATCCGGGAAATGTCAGTGCCCGGGGAAAGATGGGCTATGCGGCCTATCTTTCCGGAGTGGTGCTGGCCAATGCCGGGCTTGGAATGATTCACGGCGCCGCGAGCCCGATTGGTGCGGCCCGGGAGATTCCCCACGGTCTGGTCTGCGGGCTGCTGCTTCCCGGCACCGTCAGGCGTATCCTGATGCGGGCAAGGGCGCAGGAGCAGCGCCTGCTGATACGGAAGCTTGAAAAAGCCGCCGAGGCTCTGAACAGCGAGGTTGATGATCTGGCAGAGCTCCTGGACGGCTGGCTGGAGGATTCCGGGCTGCCGGGCTTCGGAGAGTACGGGTTTACGGCGGATGAACTTGTCGAACTGGCAGGGGCGACCGGCATGAAGGAGAGCCCCGTCCTGTTCAGTGAAAAAGAGGTGGCGGAAATATTTCTGGAGCGTCTTTAG
- a CDS encoding deoxycytidylate deaminase gives MEKQENYRRPSWDEYFMEVCDAIAKRATCDRGRSGCVIARDRQLLVTGYVGSPVGFPHCDEVGHQIKKLVHEDGSVSQHCMRTVHAEQNAICQAARRGVALDGATLYCTMTPCRTCAMLIINCGIRRVVCKRKYHAGAESEEFFRRAGIQLDYFSEDTESYDRQS, from the coding sequence ATGGAAAAACAGGAAAACTATAGGCGTCCAAGCTGGGACGAGTATTTCATGGAAGTGTGTGATGCCATTGCCAAGCGGGCAACCTGCGACCGGGGACGCTCCGGCTGTGTTATCGCCAGGGACCGCCAGCTCCTGGTAACAGGCTACGTGGGATCACCGGTTGGGTTTCCCCACTGCGACGAGGTGGGACACCAGATAAAGAAACTGGTACACGAGGACGGCAGCGTAAGCCAGCACTGCATGAGGACCGTCCACGCGGAGCAGAACGCCATCTGTCAGGCTGCCCGACGGGGTGTGGCCCTCGACGGAGCTACCCTCTACTGCACCATGACCCCCTGCCGCACCTGCGCCATGCTGATTATCAACTGCGGGATCAGGCGGGTGGTCTGCAAGCGGAAATATCATGCGGGGGCAGAGTCGGAAGAATTTTTTCGCCGTGCCGGAATTCAGCTGGATTATTTCAGCGAGGATACCGAGAGCTACGACAGGCAGAGCTGA
- a CDS encoding YhbY family RNA-binding protein, which translates to MAEELNSGARKFLSAKASLIKPVVMLGKEGATPQLIKALEEALRAHELVKLRFVDYKEDRKTIAAELARGVDARLVRIIGNVAVYYRPHEEPEKRRYTLPE; encoded by the coding sequence ATGGCTGAGGAACTGAACAGTGGGGCGCGTAAATTCTTGAGCGCCAAGGCAAGTCTTATTAAACCGGTGGTGATGCTGGGAAAAGAGGGGGCAACCCCTCAGCTGATAAAGGCCCTGGAGGAGGCTTTACGGGCTCATGAGCTTGTAAAGCTGCGTTTTGTTGACTACAAGGAGGACCGTAAAACGATTGCCGCGGAACTGGCCCGGGGCGTCGATGCCCGGCTTGTCCGTATCATCGGAAACGTGGCAGTCTATTACAGGCCCCATGAGGAGCCTGAAAAGAGGCGCTACACCCTGCCGGAATAG
- a CDS encoding MFS transporter: protein MKEQKLSLRTKLGFGVCDLGGNLYFTVIAFWLMNYLTDTVHLSAALAGTVVMIGRIWDAVTDPAVGVLSDRTRSRWGRRRPYLLFGSVPLALAMIFMFSVPSFLESQMSLFWWALLAYCLLGTAYTVVIVPYAALTPELTTDYRERSSLNGYRFVFALFGTLIGAVAVLPLRDAFDTVEKGFSAVGIIFGIIMALSALVTFLAVREPEHGTREIPKGEGIVASYLKVFACKPYLLITFAYVLHILAITIVSGIMVYYFKYVYNNEGATTLALGLLLIVSIPSIPVSVLISRRIGKKATYAIGLGIFAVALFVFYFVGEGVGTGGALLIFAVAGIGNGFVFPTPYAMVPDAIDQDYLDTGIRKEGAFYGTWTLLTKTGQGLANGIIGWMLGIAGFQADIVQNAASLGAIKLLLGPLPAVVFLLSILVLIFYPINEERYNAIRSAIEAREAGRGGA from the coding sequence ATGAAAGAACAGAAGCTGTCTTTGAGAACCAAGCTTGGTTTCGGTGTTTGCGATCTGGGGGGAAACCTCTACTTTACCGTTATTGCCTTCTGGCTTATGAACTACCTTACCGATACGGTACACCTTTCCGCCGCCCTGGCGGGAACGGTGGTCATGATCGGGAGAATATGGGACGCCGTCACCGATCCCGCGGTGGGGGTCCTGAGCGATCGAACCCGCAGCCGCTGGGGACGACGCAGACCCTATCTGCTATTCGGATCAGTTCCTCTCGCCCTGGCGATGATCTTCATGTTCAGCGTACCATCCTTTCTTGAGAGTCAGATGTCACTCTTCTGGTGGGCCCTGCTGGCCTATTGTCTTCTGGGTACCGCCTACACGGTTGTCATCGTTCCTTACGCGGCCCTCACACCGGAGCTGACCACGGATTACCGGGAGAGGAGCTCCCTGAACGGCTACCGTTTTGTCTTCGCCCTCTTCGGGACCCTGATCGGAGCAGTGGCGGTTCTTCCTTTGCGGGACGCTTTCGATACAGTGGAGAAGGGCTTCAGCGCGGTGGGAATCATCTTCGGAATCATAATGGCCTTGAGCGCCCTGGTGACCTTTCTTGCAGTCCGGGAGCCTGAGCACGGAACCAGGGAGATTCCCAAAGGGGAGGGGATTGTCGCCTCGTATCTGAAGGTTTTTGCCTGCAAACCATATCTGCTTATAACCTTTGCCTACGTACTCCATATCCTGGCGATCACCATCGTCTCAGGAATCATGGTCTATTACTTCAAGTATGTGTACAATAACGAAGGGGCTACCACCCTGGCCCTGGGACTGCTTCTGATTGTCTCAATTCCCTCGATTCCGGTAAGCGTACTGATATCCAGAAGGATCGGCAAAAAAGCGACCTACGCCATAGGGCTGGGAATTTTCGCCGTCGCCCTCTTTGTCTTCTATTTTGTCGGAGAAGGGGTGGGTACCGGAGGAGCTCTGCTCATCTTTGCCGTCGCGGGGATCGGCAACGGCTTTGTTTTTCCCACCCCCTATGCCATGGTGCCCGACGCCATCGACCAGGATTATCTTGATACGGGGATCCGCAAGGAGGGGGCTTTTTACGGTACCTGGACCCTGCTGACAAAGACGGGACAGGGCCTTGCGAACGGTATTATCGGCTGGATGCTGGGCATCGCGGGCTTTCAGGCGGACATTGTACAGAACGCCGCCTCCCTGGGGGCCATCAAGCTCCTTCTTGGTCCGCTGCCGGCGGTGGTTTTTCTGCTCTCCATCCTGGTGCTGATCTTTTACCCGATCAATGAGGAGCGGTATAACGCCATACGTTCCGCCATTGAGGCCCGGGAAGCCGGAAGAGGAGGGGCTTGA
- a CDS encoding fructosamine kinase family protein, translated as MTKVSCDEYLSARIRELFGNDSRVSSRRGLGGGCINNAEEYALSGGEKLFVKRNRSSHSGLFAAEAAGLEALAVSGGPRVPGVLGFHDDGTDQILILEFISPGVKGRDFWELFGRQMAILHRAGTDKGFGFDGDNHIGATEQRNGWMPDWLEFFARRRIGFQLELAISRGRMDTGTAGECEKFMSRIPEILIEPEMPSLLHGDLWGGNYMIGDRGEPVLIDPAVYYGHREADLAMTELFGGFKPSFYSAYNEAYPLKSGYRRRRDAYNLYHMLNHLNLFGASYLGSVQAILRRYT; from the coding sequence GTGACAAAAGTCAGCTGTGACGAATATCTTTCAGCCCGGATACGGGAGCTCTTCGGAAACGATTCCCGGGTGAGTTCCCGCCGCGGTCTCGGAGGGGGCTGTATAAATAATGCAGAGGAGTATGCGCTTTCCGGAGGTGAAAAGCTCTTCGTAAAACGGAACAGGAGCAGTCATTCCGGACTCTTTGCCGCTGAAGCCGCGGGTCTGGAGGCTTTGGCGGTTTCCGGAGGCCCAAGAGTTCCCGGGGTACTGGGTTTTCATGATGACGGCACTGATCAGATACTGATCCTCGAGTTTATCTCCCCCGGGGTAAAGGGCAGGGATTTCTGGGAGCTCTTCGGGCGACAGATGGCGATCCTGCACCGGGCAGGTACCGATAAAGGCTTCGGTTTTGACGGGGATAACCATATCGGGGCCACGGAGCAGAGGAACGGCTGGATGCCCGACTGGCTCGAGTTTTTCGCCCGAAGAAGGATCGGTTTTCAGCTCGAACTTGCCATCAGCCGGGGACGCATGGACACCGGTACCGCCGGGGAGTGCGAAAAGTTTATGTCCAGGATCCCCGAGATTCTCATCGAACCCGAGATGCCCTCCCTGCTCCACGGTGACCTCTGGGGAGGAAACTACATGATTGGAGACAGGGGGGAACCGGTCCTGATAGATCCAGCAGTCTACTACGGCCACAGGGAGGCTGACCTTGCCATGACCGAACTCTTTGGCGGTTTCAAACCCTCCTTCTATTCCGCGTATAACGAGGCGTATCCTCTTAAGTCCGGTTACCGCCGGCGCCGGGATGCCTACAATCTGTATCATATGCTTAATCACCTGAACCTTTTCGGCGCTTCCTATCTGGGTTCGGTACAGGCGATTCTCCGACGCTATACCTGA
- a CDS encoding low molecular weight protein-tyrosine-phosphatase — MSNRSFNVMFVCMGNVCRSPAAHAVLVHKLRERGLDQRVRVASSGTIAYHVGEPADSRMRQELASHGIKSISRAEQFIPEDFSRYDIILAMDRTNYESLKEMAVNGNSRYLSRIRLFREFDPEGPGDVPDPYYGGRSGFSEVFRMVDRTTDSLLDHIISGALVQ; from the coding sequence ATGAGTAATCGAAGCTTCAATGTCATGTTTGTCTGCATGGGCAATGTCTGCCGGTCTCCGGCGGCCCATGCGGTTCTGGTTCATAAACTCCGGGAGAGAGGCCTGGATCAGAGGGTCAGGGTTGCCTCTTCCGGAACCATTGCGTATCACGTCGGGGAACCTGCGGATTCGCGGATGCGGCAGGAACTGGCCAGTCACGGAATCAAATCCATCAGCAGGGCGGAGCAGTTCATCCCTGAGGATTTTTCCCGCTACGATATAATCCTCGCCATGGACCGAACGAACTATGAGTCCCTGAAGGAAATGGCTGTCAACGGCAACAGCCGGTATCTTTCCCGGATTCGGCTCTTCCGGGAATTTGATCCCGAGGGTCCCGGGGATGTTCCGGATCCCTATTATGGCGGAAGAAGCGGTTTTTCCGAGGTCTTCAGAATGGTTGATCGTACCACTGACAGTCTTCTTGACCATATTATCTCCGGAGCCCTGGTCCAGTGA
- a CDS encoding GNAT family N-acetyltransferase: protein MRAALLDTAVYPCPYLEGKTARMEQFITYSIGPEEHETLLAHGYRHFGNYYFRPDCGVCSRCIPLRVGVTGISLHRSWRRLLNKSVFLELRINDPPSIQEAFDLYNLHKRRFGDGEQSDIRIFRESFFTEHPVSRILTLRDGKRLVAVAHFDQVPSSLSAVYTYYDDRDYARVSPGKLSIIHLIQLAAATGRKYLYLGYYVHDNPFMCYKAGFTPFEYSPRGGVWSRPRDALGEISFIPGEPLLR from the coding sequence ATGCGTGCAGCCTTGCTTGATACAGCGGTTTACCCCTGTCCCTATCTCGAAGGAAAAACCGCCCGTATGGAGCAGTTCATTACCTACAGCATAGGTCCCGAAGAGCACGAAACCCTTCTGGCCCATGGCTACCGGCATTTCGGGAACTATTATTTTCGCCCCGACTGCGGTGTCTGTTCACGCTGCATACCCCTGCGTGTCGGGGTCACGGGCATCTCCCTCCACCGTTCATGGCGGAGGCTCCTGAACAAATCAGTGTTCCTTGAACTCCGTATCAATGATCCTCCTTCGATTCAGGAGGCTTTTGATCTCTATAATTTGCACAAGAGACGTTTCGGGGACGGGGAGCAGTCGGATATCCGAATCTTCCGGGAGAGCTTTTTCACCGAACACCCTGTTTCCCGTATCCTGACCCTTCGGGACGGTAAGCGTCTTGTCGCAGTCGCCCATTTTGACCAGGTGCCGAGCAGCCTTTCTGCAGTATATACCTACTACGACGACAGGGATTATGCCCGGGTAAGTCCGGGGAAGCTCTCCATCATCCATCTTATCCAGCTGGCCGCTGCAACGGGAAGAAAATACCTTTACCTCGGATACTATGTTCATGACAATCCCTTCATGTGCTACAAGGCCGGCTTTACTCCCTTCGAATACAGTCCCCGGGGAGGAGTGTGGTCCCGGCCACGGGATGCCCTGGGGGAGATTTCCTTTATTCCCGGAGAGCCCCTGCTGCGCTGA